A genome region from Anastrepha ludens isolate Willacy chromosome 3, idAnaLude1.1, whole genome shotgun sequence includes the following:
- the LOC128859224 gene encoding uncharacterized protein LOC128859224, protein MENEVNVTGYDESSHMSFLEGSGADLLTNVSNTPLCSENEADKSNLQENLRFDSDDSVLDSDYEDSTSANNGNSSNLNDDELLNEAPTTSQRAYSRKESCTRRNLGKAYVNVKSVVVSERKLRPLIID, encoded by the exons atggaAAACGAAGTAAATGTAACAG GTTATGATGAAAGCAGTCACATGTCGTTTTTAGAGGGCAGTGGGGCTGATTTACTAACAAATGTTTCTAATACTCCACTATGCAGTGAGAATGAGGCAGATAAATCAAATTTACAAGAAAATCTCCGTTTTGACAGTGATGACTCAGTCCTAGATTCCGACTATGAGGACTCAACTTCTGCTAATAATGGAAATAGTAGCAATTTAAATGATGATGAACTGCTCAACGAGGCGCCGACTACATCCCAAAGAGCTTATTCGAGGAAAGAATCATGCACAAGACGGAACTTGGGAAAGGCATACGTTAATGTAAAGAGTGTTGTTGTGTCGGAAAGAAAATTGAGACCACTTATTATTGATTGA
- the LOC128859223 gene encoding uncharacterized protein LOC128859223, whose translation MASYTIEQHVQMIKLYYQNECSLTQTLRALRPFVGRRGGPSKSILQRLVAKFETTRSVNNQPTPVRSRTARSAENIAAVRESVQQNPRQSIPRRAQELALSQTSTWRILRRDLGLHPYQIQLTQELKVDDRRQRRLFADWASNRLEESPSFGRKIILSDEAHFWMNGCVNKQNCRIWDDTNPHEVHQVIMHPQKVTVWCGFWAGGVIGPYFFENDVGEAVTVNSERYTTMITNFFGPILNHMDLDDMWFQQDDATCHTANATIDILHERFEGKVISRRGDVNWPPRSCDLTPLDFFLWGFLKSQVYANKPQSTDALKVNITQPIAQIQPDLCGRVIENWTTRIRSTVRSRGGHFHTDVIFHT comes from the coding sequence atggcaagttacacgattgaacagcacgttcaaatgataaaactttattatcaaaatgagtgttcattaacgcagacgttgcgcgcattgcgcccatttgtcggtagacgtggtggcccttcaaagtcgattcttcaacgtttggtggccaaatttgagacgaccaggtcagtaaacaatcagccaacacccgtacgttcaaggaccGCAAGATccgccgagaacattgccgcggtccgtgaaagtgtacagcagaacccgaggcagtctattcctcgtcgtgcacaagaacttgccctttcgcagacttcaacttggcgaattttgcgtcgggacttgggcctacacccgtaccagatccaactgacccaggagctcaaagttgatgaccgtagacaacgccgtttgttcgctgactgggcttcgaatcgtttggaagagagccccagttttgggcgaaaaatcatcttaagtgacgaggcacatttttggatgaatggctgtgttaacaaacaaaattgccgtatatgggacgacaccaatccacacgaggttcaccaggtgataatgcatcctcaaaaagttaccgtttggtgtggattttgggccggcggcgtcattggtccgtacttttttgaaaacgacgttggtgaggcggtcaccgtcaacagcgagcgctacacaacgatgataaccaatttcttcggacccatattgaaccatatggacctagacgacatgtggttccagcaggacgacgctacgtgccacacagcaaacgccacgattgacattctgcatgaacgatttgagggtaaggttatctctcgcaggggtgatgtgaattggccaccaaggtcatgcgatttgaccccgctagactttttcctgtggggtttcttgaagtctcaggtctatgcaaataaaccacaatcgaccgatgctctaaaggtgaacataacacagcccatcgctcaaattcagccggatctatgcggaagagtcattgaaaattggaccactcggatccgttccaccgtaagaagccgaggcgggcatTTCCATACTGATGTCATATTCCAtacttaa